One window of the Pseudomonas knackmussii B13 genome contains the following:
- the eco gene encoding serine protease inhibitor ecotin, producing MPFSRITLTTALLLAGASTLANAAKLEDVAPYPKAEDGFTRQVIHLPQKTHEENFKVEVLAGKTLTVDCNRQRLGGSLDEKTLEGWGYPYYRLEKVSGPASTMMACPDGKKQSAFVPVIGDGFLLRYNSKLPIVIYAPKDVEVRYRIWSASETVQHARAE from the coding sequence ATGCCCTTCAGCCGTATCACCCTCACCACCGCCCTGTTGCTCGCGGGCGCCAGCACCCTGGCCAACGCCGCCAAGCTTGAAGACGTGGCGCCTTACCCGAAGGCCGAGGACGGTTTCACGCGCCAGGTCATCCACCTGCCGCAGAAAACCCATGAAGAGAACTTCAAGGTCGAAGTGCTGGCCGGCAAGACCCTGACCGTCGACTGCAACCGCCAGCGCCTGGGCGGCAGCCTGGACGAGAAGACCCTGGAGGGCTGGGGCTACCCCTACTACCGCCTGGAGAAGGTGAGCGGCCCGGCGAGCACGATGATGGCCTGCCCGGACGGCAAGAAGCAGAGCGCTTTCGTGCCGGTGATCGGCGATGGTTTCCTGTTGCGCTACAACAGCAAGCTGCCGATCGTGATCTACGCGCCCAAGGACGTCGAAGTGCGTTACCGCATCTGGTCGGCCTCGGAGACCGTCCAGCACGCCCGCGCCGAGTGA
- a CDS encoding DUF2238 domain-containing protein, translating to MLQKSDSRRHLPICILLLMVWTWAAIAPLSRQDWLLENLLVFAIAAVLLGTYPRFRFSTPSYWLFAVFLTLHLYGSHYTYSETPFGYWLQEVTGASRNHFDRIVHFAFGLLLVYPLRELLERLARPSGGWLELCALTWVMALSSLYEQIEMLTAMIVAPELGAAYLGTQGDPWDAQKDAGLAILGALIALAIIRLAKARRA from the coding sequence ATGCTGCAAAAGAGCGACAGCCGCCGTCACCTGCCGATCTGCATTCTCCTTCTGATGGTCTGGACCTGGGCCGCCATCGCGCCCTTGAGCCGGCAAGACTGGCTGCTGGAGAACCTGCTGGTGTTCGCCATCGCAGCCGTGCTGCTGGGTACCTATCCGCGCTTCCGCTTCTCTACCCCATCCTATTGGCTGTTCGCGGTATTCCTGACCCTTCACCTGTACGGCTCGCACTACACCTATTCGGAAACGCCTTTCGGCTACTGGCTGCAGGAAGTCACCGGGGCGAGCCGCAACCACTTCGACCGTATCGTCCATTTCGCCTTCGGCCTGTTGCTGGTCTACCCATTGCGCGAATTGCTGGAACGGCTCGCCCGGCCCAGTGGCGGTTGGCTGGAACTGTGCGCGCTGACCTGGGTCATGGCGCTGAGCAGTCTCTACGAGCAGATCGAGATGCTGACGGCGATGATCGTTGCGCCCGAGTTGGGCGCGGCCTACCTGGGAACCCAGGGTGACCCATGGGACGCTCAGAAGGACGCGGGACTGGCGATACTTGGCGCGCTCATCGCGCTGGCGATCATTCGCCTGGCAAAGGCTCGCCGCGCCTAG
- a CDS encoding DUF1003 domain-containing protein: MKQTADALAAPASPKAQRDHLRYQRRHAHLSPTFGSDRFGLQAEAFARFFGTPLFLGAQTLVVAVWITANVLGWSHFDAYPFILLNLAFSLQAAYAAPLILLAQTRQAARDKAQAEADAEHREALANASEERQALAEQNGARLIELLQQNTELTELTRQLAARIEQLTVEVHGRVVPRRSEDGASEAERP; encoded by the coding sequence ATGAAACAGACCGCCGACGCCTTGGCCGCGCCAGCCAGCCCGAAAGCGCAGCGCGACCATCTGCGCTACCAGCGGCGCCACGCACACCTCTCCCCCACCTTCGGCAGCGACCGCTTCGGCCTGCAGGCCGAGGCCTTCGCGCGCTTCTTCGGCACGCCGCTGTTCCTGGGCGCGCAGACGCTGGTGGTGGCGGTCTGGATCACCGCGAACGTGCTGGGCTGGAGCCACTTCGACGCCTATCCGTTCATCCTCCTCAACCTGGCGTTCAGCCTGCAGGCGGCCTATGCCGCGCCGCTCATCCTGCTGGCGCAGACCCGCCAGGCGGCGCGTGACAAGGCACAGGCCGAAGCCGACGCCGAACATCGCGAAGCCCTGGCGAACGCCAGCGAGGAGCGCCAGGCGCTGGCCGAGCAGAACGGCGCGCGCCTGATCGAGTTGCTGCAACAGAACACCGAGCTGACCGAGCTCACCCGGCAGTTGGCCGCACGCATCGAGCAGCTAACGGTGGAGGTGCATGGGCGGGTGGTACCGCGGCGCTCCGAGGACGGGGCGAGTGAAGCGGAACGCCCGTAG